A single region of the Cronobacter condimenti 1330 genome encodes:
- the tdk gene encoding thymidine kinase, producing MAQLYFYYSAMNAGKSTALLQSSYNYQERGMRTLVYTAEIDDRFGAGKVSSRIGLSSPARLYNQHTSLLNDIQDQHHHAPVHCVLVDECQFLTREQVYELSEVVDKLDIPVLCYGLRTDFQGELFSGSQYLLAWSDKLVELKTVCFCGRKAGMVLRLDQEGRPYNEGEQVVIGGNERYVSVCRKHYKEALEKGSLKAIQGV from the coding sequence ATGGCGCAACTTTATTTTTACTACTCGGCAATGAATGCCGGTAAATCGACGGCATTACTACAATCATCATATAACTATCAGGAAAGGGGAATGCGCACGCTGGTTTATACCGCGGAAATTGATGATCGCTTTGGCGCAGGGAAGGTCAGTTCCCGTATAGGATTATCCTCGCCTGCACGGCTTTATAACCAGCACACCTCTTTATTAAATGATATTCAGGATCAACATCACCACGCACCAGTACATTGCGTGCTGGTGGACGAATGCCAGTTTCTGACCCGTGAACAGGTTTATGAACTTTCCGAAGTCGTCGATAAGCTGGATATTCCTGTGCTCTGTTATGGCCTGCGTACCGATTTCCAGGGCGAATTATTTAGCGGCAGCCAATATCTGCTGGCGTGGTCCGATAAACTGGTTGAGCTGAAAACGGTCTGCTTTTGCGGGCGTAAAGCGGGCATGGTGCTCCGTCTCGATCAAGAAGGACGACCTTACAATGAGGGTGAACAGGTCGTCATTGGCGGTAACGAGCGTTATGTGTCCGTATGCCGGAAGCATTATAAAGAAGCACTGGAAAAAGGCTCGCTAAAAGCCATACAAGGTGTTTAA
- the hns gene encoding histone-like nucleoid-structuring protein H-NS, with translation MSEALKILNNIRTLRAQARECTLETLEEMLEKLEVVVNERREEESAAAAEIEERTRKLQQYREMLIADGIDPNELLNSMSAAKTGTKAKRAARPAKYRYTDENGESKTWTGQGRTPAVIKKAIDEQGKQLDDFLIKD, from the coding sequence ATGAGCGAAGCACTTAAAATTCTGAACAACATCCGTACTCTTCGTGCACAGGCGAGAGAATGTACTCTGGAAACTCTGGAAGAGATGCTGGAGAAATTAGAAGTGGTTGTAAATGAGCGCCGTGAAGAAGAAAGCGCCGCCGCTGCGGAAATCGAAGAACGTACTCGTAAATTACAGCAGTACCGTGAAATGCTGATTGCTGACGGTATTGATCCGAATGAATTGCTGAACAGCATGTCTGCCGCTAAAACCGGCACCAAAGCTAAACGTGCTGCGCGTCCGGCTAAATATCGTTACACCGATGAAAACGGCGAAAGCAAAACCTGGACCGGTCAGGGCCGCACCCCGGCAGTCATCAAAAAAGCTATCGACGAGCAAGGCAAACAGCTGGACGATTTCCTGATCAAGGATTAA
- a CDS encoding NAD-dependent epimerase — MKFLVTGAAGFIGFHVSERLLAAGHQVIGIDNLNDYYDVNLKLARLNILNKHTAFHFEKIDLADRQAMETLFAQHQPQRVIHLAAQAGVRYSLENPHAYADANLTGHLNILEGCRHHKVEHLLYASSSSVYGLNRKMPFSTDDSVDHPVSLYAATKKANELMSHTYSHLYGLPTTGLRFFTVYGPWGRPDMALFKFTQAIVKGSSIDVYNHGQMRRDFTYIDDIAEAIVRLQDVIPQADPQWTVENGSPATSSAPYRVYNIGNSSPVALMDYISALEKALGKEAQKNMLPMQPGDVLETSADTSALYNVIGFKPQTSVEEGVKRFVAWYKAFYNVAE, encoded by the coding sequence ATGAAATTTCTGGTTACCGGCGCAGCAGGCTTTATTGGTTTTCACGTCAGCGAACGTCTGCTGGCAGCCGGTCACCAGGTTATCGGTATCGATAACCTGAATGATTATTATGACGTCAACCTCAAACTTGCCCGTCTCAATATTCTTAACAAACACACCGCGTTTCATTTCGAAAAAATTGATCTGGCTGACCGTCAGGCAATGGAAACCTTATTTGCTCAGCATCAACCGCAGCGCGTAATTCATCTTGCGGCACAGGCGGGGGTGCGTTATTCCCTGGAAAATCCTCATGCTTATGCGGATGCCAACCTGACCGGGCATTTAAACATTCTGGAAGGTTGCCGACACCATAAAGTTGAGCATTTATTATACGCCTCCTCCAGCTCGGTTTATGGTCTCAACCGTAAAATGCCTTTTTCGACCGATGATTCTGTAGACCATCCGGTTTCTTTATATGCCGCGACGAAAAAGGCCAATGAGCTAATGTCGCATACTTATTCGCATCTGTACGGTCTGCCAACGACAGGGCTACGCTTTTTTACCGTTTATGGCCCGTGGGGCCGTCCGGATATGGCGCTGTTCAAATTTACCCAAGCGATTGTTAAAGGCAGTAGCATTGATGTGTATAACCATGGCCAGATGCGTCGAGATTTTACTTATATCGACGATATAGCAGAGGCGATTGTTCGCTTGCAGGATGTTATTCCGCAAGCAGACCCGCAGTGGACCGTGGAAAACGGCTCGCCGGCAACCAGTTCTGCGCCTTATCGTGTCTATAATATCGGCAACAGTTCTCCCGTTGCGTTAATGGATTATATCTCTGCGCTGGAAAAAGCATTGGGTAAAGAAGCGCAGAAAAATATGCTGCCAATGCAACCCGGCGACGTGCTGGAAACCAGCGCTGATACTTCTGCGCTTTATAATGTGATTGGCTTTAAACCGCAGACTTCTGTTGAAGAGGGCGTTAAACGTTTTGTAGCGTGGTACAAGGCGTTTTATAACGTAGCAGAGTAA
- a CDS encoding UDP-glucose dehydrogenase family protein, with protein MKVTVFGIGYVGLVQAAVLAEVGHDVMCIDVDANKVENLKKGVIPIYEPGLTPLVKKNYEEGRLHFSTDAAEGVNHGVMQFIAVGTPPDEDGSADLKYVTAVARTIAQHMTSHKVVLDKSTVPVGTADKVRQVMSETLKARGAEFPFDVVSNPEFLKEGAAVADCMRPERIVVGTDNDDVVELLRELYEPFNRNHDRMILMDIRSAELTKYAANCMLATKISFMNEISNLAERLGADIEKVRQGIGSDPRIGYHFIYPGCGYGGSCFPKDVQALIRTAEHIGYVPRLLQAVENVNNDQKMKLPEFIRRHFGENLEGKTFALWGLSFKPNTDDMREASSRVLMEELWKRGATIQAFDPEAMDETQRIYGHRADLRLMGTKEAALQGADALIICTEWQAFRAPDFDFIKNSLKEPVIFDGRNLYDPARLSKRGFVYYAIGRGASLNIA; from the coding sequence ATGAAAGTAACCGTATTTGGTATTGGCTACGTGGGGCTGGTGCAGGCTGCTGTACTGGCAGAAGTTGGGCATGACGTAATGTGTATCGACGTTGATGCCAATAAGGTCGAGAACCTGAAAAAGGGTGTCATCCCGATTTATGAGCCCGGCCTGACGCCACTGGTGAAGAAAAACTATGAAGAAGGGCGTCTGCATTTCAGCACTGACGCGGCTGAAGGCGTTAACCACGGCGTAATGCAGTTTATCGCCGTGGGCACGCCGCCGGACGAAGACGGCTCCGCTGACCTGAAATACGTCACGGCGGTAGCGCGCACGATCGCTCAGCACATGACCAGCCATAAAGTGGTGCTGGACAAGTCCACCGTTCCGGTGGGCACTGCTGACAAAGTGCGCCAGGTTATGAGCGAAACGCTGAAAGCCCGTGGTGCGGAGTTCCCGTTCGACGTAGTGTCTAACCCGGAGTTCCTGAAAGAGGGTGCTGCGGTAGCAGACTGCATGCGTCCTGAGCGTATCGTTGTCGGTACCGACAACGACGACGTCGTTGAGCTGCTGCGTGAGCTCTATGAGCCGTTTAACCGCAATCACGACCGCATGATCCTGATGGATATCCGTAGCGCAGAGCTGACCAAATACGCCGCCAACTGCATGCTGGCGACTAAAATCAGCTTTATGAACGAGATTTCAAACCTGGCGGAACGCCTGGGCGCAGATATCGAGAAAGTACGTCAGGGTATCGGTTCTGATCCCCGTATCGGTTACCACTTTATCTATCCGGGCTGTGGCTACGGCGGTTCTTGCTTCCCCAAAGATGTTCAGGCGCTGATCCGCACGGCTGAACATATCGGGTATGTGCCGCGTCTGCTGCAGGCGGTAGAAAATGTCAACAACGATCAGAAAATGAAGCTGCCAGAATTTATTCGCCGTCATTTCGGCGAAAATCTGGAAGGCAAAACGTTCGCGTTGTGGGGACTTTCGTTCAAACCGAATACTGACGATATGCGTGAAGCCTCCAGCCGTGTGCTGATGGAAGAGCTGTGGAAACGTGGCGCGACCATTCAGGCTTTCGATCCGGAAGCGATGGATGAAACCCAGCGTATTTATGGCCATCGTGCCGACTTACGTCTGATGGGCACGAAAGAAGCGGCGCTGCAGGGTGCGGACGCGTTGATTATCTGTACCGAGTGGCAGGCATTCCGCGCGCCGGATTTTGATTTCATCAAAAATTCCCTGAAGGAACCGGTTATCTTTGATGGTCGTAACCTGTATGATCCGGCAAGGCTCAGCAAACGCGGCTTTGTTTATTATGCAATCGGCCGTGGAGCATCCCTTAACATTGCATAA